A single genomic interval of Gossypium raimondii isolate GPD5lz chromosome 11, ASM2569854v1, whole genome shotgun sequence harbors:
- the LOC105802652 gene encoding probable methyltransferase PMT15: MAAMACIPRRLSQITLFNTKNLTLYHITLVVILCTTFYLIGIWQHSVGTTFSSSSAAAAFLSSVPCSSLKTTQLDFLPHHLPPDPPSETTRAAQFPPCDPSFSEYTPCEDVQRSLKFDRDMLIYRERHCPEKDELLKCRIPAPYGYKVPFRWPQGREFAWFANVPHKELTVEKKNQNWIKVEGDRFRFPGGGTMFPHGADAYIDDIDKLISLRDGSIRTAIDTGCGVASWGAYLLSRNILAMSFAPRDTHEAQVQFALERGVPAMIGVMASIRLPYPSRAFDMAHCSRCLIPWGQYDGLYLIEVDRVLRAGSYWILSGPPINWQKHWKGWNRTTDDLKSEQSRIETVAKSLCWKKLVQKDDLAIWQKPTNHVHCKANRKVFKRPPICYTQNPDMAWYTKLETCLTPLPRVSNIKEIAGGQLAKWPERLNAIPPRISSGSLPGITETVFVENSELWKKRVEYYKTIDHQLAETGRYRNLLDMNAYLGGFAAALVDDPVWVMNIVPVEADQINTLGVVYERGLIGAYQNWCEAMSTYPRTYDFIHGDAIFSLYKDRCEMEDIVLEMDRILRPESSVIIRDDVDVLMKLKNMMDGMQWDGRIVDHEDGPHERTKILFAVKQYWVASPLSQNQ, translated from the exons ATGGCCGCAATGGCTTGTATTCCAAGAAGACTTTCTCAAATCACATTATTCAATACCAAAAACCTCACCCTCTACCACATCACTCTCGTAGTTATTCTATGCACTACTTTTTACCTTATCGGAATTTGGCAACACTCCGTCGGCACCaccttctcctcctcctccgCCGCCGCGGCCTTCCTATCCTCAGTCCCTTGCTCTTCCCTTAAGACCACCCAACTCGACTTCTTGCCTCACCACCTCCCTCCTGACCCACCTTCCGAGACGACGCGTGCCGCTCAATTCCCTCCGTGTGACCCTTCCTTCTCCGAATACACCCCATGTGAGGACGTTCAGAGATCGTTGAAGTTTGACAGGGACATGCTTATATACAGAGAGAGGCATTGCCCAGAAAAGGACGAGTTGTTGAAGTGTAGGATCCCGGCTCCGTACGGTTATAAGGTCCCTTTCAGGTGGCCCCAAGGTAGAGAATTTGCATGGTTCGCTAACGTGCCGCACAAAGAATTGACCGttgagaaaaagaatcaaaattggATTAAGGTTGAAGGAGACCGGTTCAGATTCCCCGGAGGTGGCACTATGTTCCCGCATGGTGCTGATGCTTACATCGACGATATTGACAAGTTAATCAGTCTGAGAGATGGTTCAATAAGGACTGCCATTGATACCGGTTGCGGG GTTGCGAGTTGGGGAGCTTACCTTCTATCAAGGAACATCCTAGCGATGTCGTTTGCACCAAGAGACACCCACGAAGCTCAGGTTCAGTTTGCACTTGAACGTGGGGTACCGGCCATGATCGGAGTCATGGCCTCTATTAGGCTTCCTTACCCTTCAAGAGCTTTCGACATGGCTCATTGCTCTCGTTGCCTAATCCCTTGGGGCCAGTACG ATGGGCTTTACTTGATTGAAGTTGATAGAGTTCTTCGTGCTGGGAGTTATTGGATACTGTCGGGGCCACCAATAAACTGGCAAAAGCATTGGAAAGGTTGGAATAGGACGACTGATGATCTGAAATCAGAGCAATCCCGCATCGAAACTGTCGCTAAAAGTCTATGCTGGAAAAAACTAGTACAAAAAGACGATCTTGCAATTTGGCAAAAACCAACTAATCATGTCCATTGCAAAGCTAACAGGAAGGTTTTCAAGCGGCCGCCTATTTGCTACACTCAAAATCCTGACATGGCATG GTACACGAAATTGGAGACTTGTTTAACCCCATTGCCTCGCGTATCGAATATAAAGGAAATTGCTGGTGGGCAATTAGCGAAATGGCCTGAGAGGTTGAATGCAATCCCTCCAAGGATCAGTAGTGGGAGTTTACCAGGAATTACAGAGACGGTATTTGTGGAAAATTCGGAGCTATGGAAGAAGAGAGTAGAATATTACAAGACAATAGATCATCAATTGGCAGAGACCGGTCGGTACCGGAACTTGTTGGACATGAATGCTTATTTGGGAGGCTTTGCAGCAGCCCTTGTTGATGACCCTGTCTGGGTGATGAACATTGTCCCTGTCGAAGCTGATCAAATCAACACCCTTGGTGTCGTATATGAACGTGGATTAATCGGAGCATATCAAAATTG GTGTGAAGCAATGTCTACTTATCCTAGGACTTATGATTTCATTCATGGTGATGCCATTTTCAGCCTCTACAAAGACAG ATGTGAAATGGAGGATATAGTTTTGGAAATGGATAGGATTTTACGACCAGAGAGCAGTGTAATAATCAGAGACGATGTGGATGTGTTGATGAAGTTAAAGAACATGATGGATGGTATGCAATGGGATGGAAGAATTGTAGACCATGAAGATGGACCCCATGAAAGAACCAAGATTCTCTTTGCTGTTAAGCAGTATTGGGTTGCATCACCGTTATCACAAAATCAATAA